From Lytechinus variegatus isolate NC3 chromosome 16, Lvar_3.0, whole genome shotgun sequence, the proteins below share one genomic window:
- the LOC121429931 gene encoding tumor necrosis factor-like has protein sequence MLSWLGKLWSKLSRPATTTPASNMDMGDVESPSSVWLPPHHHLERHRSFRRQLSRKLSSRAKQLGVCNSTACAIAVCFILAFFALIVSCFTFYLYVKSHGLGHEMEVAREAFNPHSASHYRDSPPPQVFNGLTTEMPQRAGNDDEESAKSAYAHIVGISDGPRQNDEDFGCLNIWKVNTTHNVKFLSSYGIEILEPGFYYVYTQIYFSDPETDATYDSRTGANLPMRSTTNRNHVPLMQSVAPFNEYSTKYHGGVFHLEKGDKITVSVSDDDLRINTGSDKTFFGVFMLGSTVPDHGAPTKR, from the exons ATGCTTTCGTGGCTTGGCAAGCTGTGGTCCAAACTCTCCCGACCGGCGACAACGACTCCTGCATCGAATATGGACATGGGCGACGTCGAAAGCCCCTCATCAGTCTGGCTACCGCCACACCATCACCTTGAACGCCATCGGAGCTTCAGACGACAGCTATCGAGGAAGCTGAGTTCGCGCGCCAAACAGCTCGGTGTCTGCAACTCGACTGCCTGCGCCATTGCAGTATGTTTCATTTTGGCGTTTTTTGCGCTGATCGTGTCCTGCTTTACGTTCTATCTCTACGTCAAAAGCCATGGACTTGGGCATGAGATGGAGGTGGCAAGGGAGGCTTTCAATCCG CATTCAGCGAGTCACTACAGGGATTCACCCCCACCCCAAGTTTTCAATGGTCTCACAACAGAGATGCCACAACGTGCAGGGAATGATGACGAGGAATCAGCGAAATCAGCATACGCGCATATTGTTGGCATTAGCGATGGACCAAGGCAAAATGATGAAGATTTTG GTTGCTTGAATATATGGAAAGTCAACACAACGCACAACGTGAAATTCTTGAGCAGTTACGGTATTGAGATCCTCGAGCCCGGCTTTTATTACGTCTatacacaaatatatttcaGTGATCCAGAGACCGACGCTACCTACGACTCAAGAACTGGCGCCAATTTGCCCATG CGATCTACAACCAATCGCAACCATGTTCCACTGATGCAGAGCGTCGCCCCGTTCAACGAATACTCGACCAAGTACCACGGCGGCGTCTTCCACCTAGAGAAGGGCGATAAGATCACCGTAAGCGTATCGGATGATGATCTCCGGATCAACACCGGTAGTGATAAGACTTTCTTCGGTGTGTTCATGCTCGGGTCAACCGTGCCAGATCATGGGGCACCAACAAAAAGATGA